One genomic segment of Bradyrhizobium prioriisuperbiae includes these proteins:
- a CDS encoding ATP-binding protein, with translation MTNSKQIIAMIRSHAAGDSQQFFSIAEHIASDAHKSGKNKVAGEIRDIVTRAKDHAARNEAAAAIPLVTPRGELANLVRASYPETKLSDVVLADDLRRRIERLVREHQSAGALEERGLKPSRKFLFSGPPGTGKGMTAAALAKELNLPLFTIMLDSVITKYMGETAAKLRLIFDAMNATRAVYFFDEVDALAASRSMENDIGEARRMLNSFLQFLEDDQSRSVIIAATNHRSLLDAALFRRFHSAFVYAKPGIDEARRVIANNLLAFDISRMDWPKIDQVAPKLSQADLVAAAEDAAREAVLDNQGVLTTELMFRALQDRANIQPN, from the coding sequence GTGACGAATTCCAAGCAGATCATAGCAATGATCCGGAGCCACGCCGCCGGCGATAGTCAGCAGTTCTTTTCCATCGCGGAACACATCGCCAGCGACGCCCATAAGTCTGGGAAGAACAAGGTCGCAGGCGAGATCAGAGACATCGTTACGCGGGCGAAGGATCATGCCGCGCGAAACGAGGCTGCAGCAGCAATCCCGCTGGTCACTCCGCGAGGAGAGCTCGCCAACCTAGTCAGAGCGTCGTATCCGGAAACAAAACTGTCGGACGTTGTCCTGGCGGACGATCTGCGCCGTAGGATCGAGAGGTTGGTTCGTGAGCATCAATCGGCCGGGGCACTCGAGGAGCGTGGACTGAAGCCAAGCCGGAAGTTTCTGTTCTCTGGACCTCCGGGGACTGGCAAAGGCATGACCGCAGCCGCTCTTGCGAAAGAGCTGAATCTGCCGCTGTTTACGATCATGTTGGACAGCGTGATCACGAAATATATGGGGGAGACAGCAGCGAAGCTCCGACTGATTTTCGACGCCATGAACGCTACGCGCGCAGTGTATTTTTTTGACGAAGTCGACGCGCTTGCGGCCAGCCGCAGCATGGAGAACGACATCGGCGAGGCGCGCCGCATGTTGAATTCGTTCCTGCAGTTTTTAGAGGATGATCAATCCAGGAGCGTCATCATTGCCGCGACCAATCATCGGTCGCTGTTAGACGCAGCCCTTTTCAGGCGCTTTCATTCCGCGTTCGTGTACGCGAAGCCGGGCATCGATGAGGCCCGACGGGTGATAGCCAATAACCTGCTCGCTTTCGACATTTCCCGGATGGACTGGCCGAAGATTGATCAGGTCGCCCCGAAGCTCAGCCAGGCGGACCTTGTCGCCGCCGCGGAAGACGCGGCGCGCGAGGCGGTTCTCGACAACCAAGGCGTGCTGACGACGGAACTAATGTTTCGCGCGTTGCAGGATCGGGCTAATATACAGCCGAATTAA
- a CDS encoding helix-turn-helix domain-containing protein translates to MAGRPKRSVDPELAACLRRWRQDSGLTHSSVAEQLGVATSTLTRSLETDSFSADLRGRICGLLDAEGGSVGLAGLSVDGISAKDLRLLHKFVNLIPRAERILKEALVRRAGGVKS, encoded by the coding sequence ATGGCTGGGCGACCCAAGCGTAGTGTGGATCCTGAGTTAGCGGCGTGCCTTCGCAGGTGGCGCCAGGACTCAGGGCTTACCCATTCGTCTGTTGCTGAGCAGTTGGGGGTTGCTACCTCCACTCTCACTAGATCGCTAGAAACAGACAGTTTCTCGGCGGATTTGCGAGGGCGCATCTGCGGGCTGTTGGATGCGGAGGGAGGTTCTGTCGGGCTTGCTGGCCTGTCAGTGGATGGGATTTCCGCAAAAGATTTGCGTTTATTGCATAAATTCGTTAACCTAATTCCAAGGGCAGAGCGAATATTGAAGGAGGCCCTGGTGCGGCGCGCTGGAGGGGTGAAATCGTGA
- a CDS encoding serine protease: MRVGKDAGVAKILVNEDASRLDQRDPLGGSIKNSRHAGMGALVSPRHVITCAHVVNVALGEAKTNTKKPTRSVNVVFPLSSGPGAIVPARVIVWCEVGHSTASDVAVLQLDVDAPSSAGIAVFGLIWSRLDGDELSVFGTLGGQAGHNYVSTNFVGPTMGSQAQLSRHVRNIKRDVTPKFAAHADLIKGGFSGAAVWNIFHDAAIGMVTAYNNAVEDIAYMIPAARLLEAWPELPTETRRLPRSFDIIWTALSSVLLASMFYLFLANRRTIEGQPDILSPFLGLHVYAVLATAVSCLWFMHAKDFKLHDWTSRVPRFLAIPVERGTFAAKVSALLTLLFFMLIPLVIEARFVDVLYNRGKVYIYPEQFGFRADELKGCIPRDTPLCLHPDAGLYSTVKPRPPATGGYRDNAYHYGGDTNGTTVTFFPIVQPLALQGFALVAVLIQIGALLRTFLPRFRKKVLGNSRLVPASGRAHDDGDSRRE; encoded by the coding sequence ATGAGAGTTGGTAAGGATGCCGGTGTCGCCAAGATTCTCGTCAACGAAGACGCATCGCGGTTGGATCAACGAGATCCTTTGGGCGGGTCGATCAAAAACTCAAGACACGCGGGTATGGGTGCTCTCGTCTCACCACGGCATGTGATCACCTGTGCTCACGTTGTAAACGTCGCTCTGGGAGAAGCAAAGACCAACACCAAAAAACCCACTCGATCCGTGAATGTGGTCTTTCCCCTATCCTCGGGCCCGGGGGCGATCGTGCCGGCCCGCGTTATTGTGTGGTGCGAGGTGGGCCACTCAACCGCTTCAGACGTGGCGGTGCTTCAACTTGACGTGGATGCGCCGAGCAGCGCGGGTATCGCCGTTTTTGGCTTGATCTGGTCGCGGCTCGACGGCGACGAGCTCTCAGTGTTCGGAACGCTGGGAGGACAGGCTGGCCACAACTACGTTAGCACCAACTTCGTCGGTCCGACGATGGGCTCGCAAGCCCAACTGAGCCGGCACGTAAGGAACATCAAGAGGGATGTTACTCCAAAATTCGCGGCGCACGCGGATCTGATCAAAGGAGGATTCAGCGGCGCTGCCGTATGGAATATCTTCCACGACGCCGCCATCGGAATGGTGACAGCCTACAATAATGCTGTCGAAGATATCGCATATATGATTCCGGCTGCGAGGTTACTGGAGGCTTGGCCGGAGCTTCCGACAGAAACGAGACGATTGCCGCGTTCGTTCGATATCATTTGGACTGCGTTATCGTCGGTTCTGCTCGCATCCATGTTCTATCTCTTCTTGGCTAACCGCCGTACGATAGAAGGTCAGCCAGATATCCTATCACCATTCTTGGGTCTGCACGTTTACGCTGTTCTTGCTACGGCCGTAAGTTGTCTCTGGTTTATGCATGCAAAGGATTTCAAGCTTCATGATTGGACGTCGAGAGTGCCTCGATTCCTCGCCATTCCTGTCGAGCGTGGGACATTTGCGGCGAAGGTATCTGCTTTGCTTACCTTGCTTTTTTTCATGCTTATTCCTCTGGTGATCGAAGCGCGTTTCGTTGATGTGCTCTACAACCGAGGAAAGGTTTACATTTACCCCGAGCAATTCGGATTTAGAGCGGACGAGCTGAAGGGCTGTATCCCGCGCGATACTCCGCTTTGCCTGCATCCGGATGCAGGACTCTATTCCACGGTGAAGCCGAGGCCTCCGGCGACTGGTGGCTATCGGGACAACGCCTATCACTACGGAGGAGACACGAATGGGACTACCGTCACGTTCTTTCCTATTGTTCAGCCGCTCGCTCTGCAAGGCTTTGCTCTCGTGGCGGTCTTGATCCAAATCGGAGCTCTTTTGCGAACATTCCTGCCTCGGTTTCGCAAGAAAGTGCTAGGAAATTCCAGGTTGGTGCCAGCATCCGGTCGCGCTCACGATGATGGAGACTCTCGCCGCGAGTGA
- a CDS encoding S8 family serine peptidase has protein sequence MERRAETHLVIKRRPEVEAGIELASPDEEYRGFPFEVVTEELTDSEAADLRREGLVKDVIPSVNLSLIAPLELSSQSPDAGAGEVWGVEAVGANRCDEVGRGVTIAILDTGIDHNHVAFTKTKLELIDFVAHPEGVEGSAPDEPSGHGTHVAGTAFGCTVDGKRIGVAPGIDRGLIVKVVGPEGASTEAVTLGLEWALKRKADIVSMSLGIDFPALVGRLIEKDYPIKIATSRALEAYRSTLLFFDELHSYFDPLARKGCGAILIAASGNESQREIDPRFTVAIAPPAAAKGFISVGAISSIKGEKSGFTISSFSNTGCLLVAPGQSVLSAKRNGGLIAMSGTSMATPHVAGVAALWLQNLFPNGERPDHWGNDVRRKLEANAVSLPGHRRHVGLGLVQAPQK, from the coding sequence ATGGAAAGACGCGCGGAAACGCATCTCGTCATAAAACGACGGCCGGAAGTGGAAGCGGGTATTGAGCTCGCTTCACCCGACGAGGAGTACCGTGGCTTTCCATTCGAGGTGGTCACTGAGGAGTTGACTGACAGCGAAGCTGCTGATCTGCGACGAGAAGGGCTAGTCAAAGACGTAATTCCATCCGTGAACTTGAGCTTGATCGCTCCGCTAGAGCTGTCGTCGCAATCTCCGGATGCCGGAGCTGGCGAAGTATGGGGAGTTGAAGCGGTCGGCGCCAATCGCTGCGATGAGGTTGGTCGCGGCGTTACGATCGCCATTCTCGATACTGGAATCGACCACAATCACGTCGCGTTCACCAAGACTAAGCTGGAGCTTATTGATTTCGTGGCTCATCCGGAAGGTGTGGAGGGCAGTGCACCGGACGAGCCTAGCGGGCATGGTACTCACGTCGCTGGCACGGCTTTCGGTTGTACGGTTGACGGGAAGCGGATCGGAGTCGCTCCGGGCATCGACAGGGGGCTGATCGTAAAAGTGGTTGGACCGGAGGGCGCTTCGACCGAAGCTGTGACCCTCGGGTTGGAGTGGGCGCTCAAACGGAAGGCCGATATCGTTTCGATGTCGTTGGGAATCGACTTTCCGGCCCTGGTGGGGCGCCTCATCGAAAAGGATTATCCGATCAAGATCGCTACTTCCAGAGCGCTCGAAGCGTACCGATCAACGCTGCTCTTCTTCGACGAGCTTCATTCATATTTCGACCCCCTGGCGCGTAAAGGGTGTGGGGCAATTCTAATTGCGGCATCGGGTAATGAAAGCCAAAGGGAAATTGATCCCCGTTTCACCGTCGCAATAGCCCCACCGGCAGCCGCCAAAGGATTCATCTCGGTTGGAGCGATCTCGTCGATCAAGGGCGAGAAGTCAGGCTTTACCATTTCTTCCTTTTCGAACACCGGTTGTCTGCTCGTGGCACCCGGACAATCGGTGCTTTCCGCTAAGCGAAATGGAGGGTTGATAGCGATGAGCGGCACCAGCATGGCGACTCCTCATGTCGCCGGTGTCGCTGCCCTATGGTTGCAGAATCTTTTTCCAAATGGGGAAAGGCCAGACCATTGGGGGAACGACGTTCGGCGTAAGCTTGAGGCAAACGCGGTCTCACTGCCCGGTCACCGCAGGCACGTCGGCCTGGGCCTTGTGCAGGCGCCACAAAAGTGA
- a CDS encoding DUF1488 family protein, which yields MTQFFNLSQAEAEATRSALDTLRGVSWAAQLVARIAKTGGLSTDNMASLFEGRFGLALHDRGITPEYEHAAGVGNTTVDFRFGHWLVELYSLDESDALKAATWQEGPVSGRFLVTYQPPSPGEIEEADQKRERDLAMLDASSEHDALKQAIRREIVAEAHQERQRLERLAKQSPAGEVVKAIERMVRKAAQAGQPAKFPSPDGSRFSMLVVDARAFGVMGADRIDGHLIAYGANAVPECIESRFVTGDGRQHPIRGAFDPGNPTKAARHFRERVHFLGIVSEKTYERDELHHSIRFYPNLNLFPSEEAALAVLATFPLTEPSKEREQRPELFLDEMTRIVSEDEIEFGILVDQKSVVARVHRDTLEDIEKRSLTRGSSEILRAFERRKHSLRQLAFQKQRRGQVERNGAVFLRPADLADLR from the coding sequence ATGACACAGTTCTTCAACTTGTCCCAAGCCGAGGCCGAGGCGACACGGAGCGCTCTCGACACTCTCCGCGGCGTGTCTTGGGCCGCTCAACTGGTGGCGCGGATCGCGAAGACAGGGGGGCTGTCTACCGACAACATGGCGTCACTTTTCGAGGGCCGCTTTGGGCTGGCGCTGCATGACCGGGGAATTACGCCAGAGTACGAGCATGCCGCAGGGGTGGGCAACACGACGGTCGATTTTCGCTTTGGGCATTGGCTGGTTGAACTCTACTCCCTGGACGAAAGCGACGCACTCAAAGCCGCGACCTGGCAAGAGGGGCCGGTTTCTGGCCGCTTCTTAGTTACGTACCAACCGCCAAGCCCTGGGGAGATCGAGGAAGCCGACCAGAAGCGCGAACGAGACTTGGCGATGTTGGACGCGAGTAGCGAACACGATGCGCTTAAACAAGCGATCCGGCGAGAGATTGTTGCGGAGGCCCATCAAGAGCGCCAACGACTGGAGAGGTTGGCCAAACAAAGCCCGGCGGGCGAGGTTGTAAAAGCCATTGAGCGCATGGTGCGGAAAGCAGCTCAGGCGGGGCAGCCCGCGAAATTTCCGAGTCCGGATGGCTCGCGCTTCTCTATGCTGGTAGTCGACGCGCGAGCGTTCGGTGTCATGGGCGCTGACCGGATTGATGGTCATTTGATCGCGTACGGAGCTAACGCTGTTCCGGAATGCATCGAGAGTCGGTTTGTGACTGGTGACGGGAGGCAGCATCCAATCCGAGGTGCATTTGATCCTGGGAACCCGACTAAAGCCGCGAGGCACTTTCGCGAACGTGTCCACTTTCTCGGGATCGTGTCGGAGAAGACCTACGAGCGTGACGAGCTGCATCATTCCATCCGCTTCTATCCGAATCTGAACCTGTTTCCTTCCGAGGAGGCAGCTCTTGCCGTGTTGGCGACGTTTCCGTTGACCGAGCCAAGTAAGGAGCGCGAGCAGCGGCCAGAGTTGTTTCTCGATGAAATGACCAGGATCGTATCCGAGGACGAAATCGAGTTTGGAATTTTGGTTGACCAGAAAAGTGTGGTGGCTCGTGTGCACCGAGATACACTCGAGGATATCGAGAAACGCAGTCTCACCCGCGGGTCGTCAGAAATCCTCAGAGCGTTCGAGCGGCGTAAGCATTCGCTGCGTCAACTCGCTTTTCAGAAACAAAGGCGAGGCCAAGTGGAAAGGAATGGTGCGGTGTTTCTACGGCCTGCCGACTTGGCGGATCTTCGTTGA
- a CDS encoding endonuclease domain-containing protein: MSDDLWHQLPCGFLKKTSKGWMRLDRDLRLLIVKLASAQKFRCAFCDRTKGLIVEHDHSPVRGSGDKPTIYNVRGLACHRCNWHLGMYEADARGDYLAWNDVYIRISECDFDPYNYAYECRVLTLLENELEQQLEPRNYWRRRQFLQKFDDWNEWGRGCYPWRSYFAEIKERQRRKIRTPEQFWNNLADIVRFFIEQRQKNPDAELPDSFAKLLVRLKPILDNARPIIEERYREIQASQLTIATDLLPHR, from the coding sequence ATGAGCGACGATCTTTGGCACCAACTGCCTTGCGGCTTCCTCAAAAAGACGTCCAAAGGCTGGATGCGTCTGGACCGGGACTTGAGACTGTTGATCGTGAAACTAGCCAGTGCGCAGAAATTTCGATGCGCATTCTGTGACCGAACCAAAGGTCTTATTGTCGAGCACGACCATTCGCCGGTGCGCGGCAGCGGCGACAAGCCCACGATCTACAACGTCCGTGGCCTCGCGTGCCATCGATGCAACTGGCATCTAGGTATGTACGAAGCCGACGCGCGAGGCGATTATCTCGCCTGGAACGATGTGTACATCCGCATCTCTGAATGCGATTTTGATCCATATAACTACGCCTACGAGTGCCGCGTACTTACATTGCTGGAAAATGAGCTTGAACAGCAGCTTGAGCCAAGAAATTACTGGCGTAGGCGCCAATTCCTACAGAAGTTCGACGATTGGAATGAATGGGGCCGCGGCTGTTACCCATGGCGGTCGTATTTCGCCGAGATCAAGGAACGGCAGCGCCGAAAAATCCGAACACCCGAGCAATTCTGGAACAATCTGGCGGATATCGTCCGTTTCTTCATCGAACAGCGGCAGAAGAATCCGGATGCCGAATTACCGGATTCGTTTGCAAAGCTTCTCGTCCGCCTGAAACCGATTTTGGACAATGCACGACCGATTATTGAGGAACGATATCGCGAAATTCAAGCGAGCCAGCTGACCATCGCGACTGACCTTCTTCCGCACCGCTGA
- a CDS encoding NAD(P)-dependent oxidoreductase, with protein sequence MEIGRALAAQGKKFVDAPVSGAPAGAAAGTLTVMCGGDAAAFEAVRPLLARIGTNVLHMGPSGSGQLTKTLNNVLYDINIAALAEVLPMAVAMGLDPEKFGQVVTSGTSRSYASQYFVPRILKGLFDEGYPMGKAYKDLVSAAAVAVEGNFPMPVTAAATATYQTALRQGHGDKDKGAMVLPFEDLLGVKFRAE encoded by the coding sequence CTGGAGATCGGCCGGGCACTGGCGGCACAGGGAAAAAAGTTCGTCGATGCGCCGGTCTCCGGCGCGCCCGCGGGAGCGGCGGCCGGCACGTTGACGGTGATGTGCGGGGGCGACGCGGCGGCGTTCGAGGCCGTGCGCCCGCTGCTCGCGCGCATCGGCACAAACGTATTGCACATGGGGCCGAGCGGCTCGGGGCAGCTGACCAAGACGCTCAACAACGTGCTCTACGACATCAATATCGCTGCGCTTGCCGAAGTGCTGCCGATGGCGGTGGCGATGGGGCTTGATCCGGAAAAGTTCGGGCAGGTCGTGACATCAGGCACGAGCCGCAGCTATGCCTCGCAGTACTTCGTGCCGCGCATCCTCAAGGGTCTGTTCGATGAGGGCTATCCCATGGGCAAGGCCTACAAGGATCTCGTCAGCGCTGCCGCAGTCGCGGTTGAGGGCAATTTCCCGATGCCGGTCACGGCGGCCGCCACCGCGACCTACCAGACCGCCTTGCGCCAGGGGCACGGCGACAAGGACAAAGGCGCGATGGTGTTGCCGTTCGAGGACCTGCTCGGGGTCAAGTTCCGCGCGGAATGA
- a CDS encoding NAD(P)-binding domain-containing protein — translation MTTEHIALIGLGAMGRSVALHLANKREADSEKVVALDADPARLEGLVAPGLVATTDRERIAGAEVLFLCLPDGDVVETVLFGADGVAARLADGAIVVDLSTPRTARRWRSAGHWRHREKSSSMRRSPARPRERRPAR, via the coding sequence ATGACGACGGAACACATCGCACTCATCGGCCTCGGTGCGATGGGGCGCTCGGTCGCTCTCCACCTCGCCAACAAGCGCGAAGCGGACTCCGAAAAGGTCGTGGCGCTGGATGCCGACCCTGCCCGCCTTGAAGGTCTTGTTGCGCCGGGGCTCGTCGCCACAACGGACCGCGAGAGGATCGCGGGGGCGGAGGTGTTGTTCCTCTGCCTGCCCGATGGGGACGTGGTCGAGACGGTCCTGTTCGGTGCGGACGGAGTCGCGGCGAGGCTTGCCGACGGCGCAATCGTGGTCGACCTCAGCACCCCGCGCACGGCAAGGCGCTGGAGATCGGCCGGGCACTGGCGGCACAGGGAAAAAAGTTCGTCGATGCGCCGGTCTCCGGCGCGCCCGCGGGAGCGGCGGCCGGCACGTTGA
- a CDS encoding cyclase family protein, producing the protein MKIVDMTHLMNVHTPGWVGYAGNKMYYAQNLQTKMIVAQRIDTALHVGTHIDGAMHGTDGMGDMASYPLDFLVGPGAVVDVSAHMDDWAVITPEMIEAAPVEVKEGDILILHTGWHRYWEGQPQQDLVRYFCMHPGGKIELLEWMLKKKIKWFGIDCGSGDHSMNTSIRLMRPDLTKRFEAKVGMSCDHFFGEYNYIHKKSGREVTEDMFPFHSYAFQEGLIHAENVGGDIEKMLNKRAIIGAFPWRYEGLEACPCRIVCFEGMDEDVEAIGDVAKAIFQRR; encoded by the coding sequence ATGAAGATCGTTGACATGACCCACCTGATGAACGTGCATACCCCGGGCTGGGTCGGGTACGCCGGCAACAAGATGTACTATGCGCAGAATCTGCAGACCAAGATGATCGTCGCGCAGCGCATCGACACCGCGCTTCATGTCGGCACCCATATCGACGGCGCGATGCACGGCACCGACGGCATGGGCGACATGGCCTCCTATCCGCTCGATTTCCTCGTCGGTCCCGGTGCCGTGGTCGATGTCTCGGCCCACATGGACGACTGGGCGGTGATCACGCCGGAGATGATCGAGGCCGCGCCCGTCGAGGTGAAGGAGGGCGACATCCTGATCCTCCACACCGGCTGGCATCGCTATTGGGAGGGCCAGCCGCAGCAGGATCTCGTGCGCTATTTCTGTATGCATCCCGGCGGCAAGATCGAGCTGCTGGAATGGATGCTGAAGAAGAAGATCAAGTGGTTCGGAATCGACTGCGGGTCCGGCGACCACTCCATGAACACCTCGATCCGCCTGATGCGCCCCGATCTCACCAAGCGTTTCGAGGCCAAGGTGGGGATGAGCTGCGACCATTTCTTCGGCGAGTACAACTACATCCACAAGAAGTCCGGCCGCGAGGTCACCGAGGACATGTTTCCCTTCCACTCCTACGCCTTCCAGGAAGGACTGATCCACGCCGAGAACGTCGGCGGCGACATCGAGAAGATGCTGAACAAGCGCGCCATCATCGGCGCGTTCCCCTGGCGCTACGAAGGCCTCGAGGCCTGTCCCTGCCGGATCGTCTGCTTCGAGGGGATGGACGAAGATGTCGAAGCCATCGGCGACGTCGCCAAGGCGATCTTCCAGCGGCGGTGA
- a CDS encoding SRPBCC family protein, with the protein MKLHQEFTIAQPLDAVWDFFHDVPRVAACLPGAEYTGLKEDGRHEGRVSAKVGPFQASFEGEAGVRYDDQQKSVALDGKGVDRKGASRGKMTMVCALQASGAATCVVVDSDIQLSGTIAQFGRTGLIAEIANALVADFVRNAEAALVADRTSAAAVTGGTDAAREVDSPAVQPIGGAALLLVALKGLFKSWFRRAA; encoded by the coding sequence ATGAAGCTGCATCAGGAATTCACCATTGCGCAACCGCTCGACGCGGTGTGGGATTTCTTTCACGACGTGCCCCGTGTCGCGGCGTGCCTGCCGGGCGCCGAATACACCGGCCTCAAGGAAGACGGCCGGCACGAGGGCAGGGTCTCGGCGAAGGTCGGTCCGTTTCAGGCGAGCTTCGAGGGCGAGGCGGGTGTTCGCTACGACGACCAGCAGAAGTCGGTGGCGCTGGACGGCAAGGGCGTCGATCGCAAGGGCGCCAGTCGCGGCAAGATGACGATGGTCTGCGCCCTGCAGGCCTCCGGCGCGGCTACCTGTGTCGTTGTCGATTCCGACATCCAGTTGTCCGGCACGATCGCGCAGTTCGGCCGCACCGGCCTGATCGCTGAAATCGCCAACGCCCTGGTCGCCGATTTTGTCAGGAATGCGGAGGCCGCCCTTGTCGCCGACCGGACGTCCGCAGCAGCGGTGACGGGTGGCACGGACGCGGCGCGCGAGGTCGACAGCCCTGCTGTCCAGCCGATCGGCGGGGCTGCACTGCTCCTGGTGGCCTTGAAGGGACTTTTCAAATCCTGGTTTCGCCGGGCTGCGTGA
- a CDS encoding cupin domain-containing protein: MAIRLFHRDHPTLRLPLISKDARFVIWPGVGAWDANLNYVRLEAGEGNVPHIHTLSEDTIFILEGEGTIHDYTNDISLPFHAGCIVHVPVGVKHAVKADRGTGVVSVGGPSPADVPLLKAAGALPPDAAPPSQ, from the coding sequence ATGGCAATTCGTCTGTTTCATCGCGACCATCCCACGCTGCGGCTGCCGCTGATCTCGAAGGATGCGCGTTTCGTGATCTGGCCGGGAGTCGGCGCCTGGGACGCGAACCTCAATTATGTCCGCCTCGAGGCGGGTGAGGGCAACGTGCCCCACATCCACACGCTGTCCGAGGACACGATCTTCATCCTTGAAGGCGAGGGGACGATCCACGACTACACCAACGACATCTCGCTGCCGTTCCACGCCGGATGCATCGTCCATGTGCCGGTCGGCGTCAAACACGCCGTCAAGGCGGACCGCGGCACCGGCGTTGTCAGTGTCGGTGGTCCCAGTCCCGCGGACGTGCCGCTACTGAAGGCCGCGGGTGCATTGCCGCCGGATGCCGCGCCGCCCTCGCAATAG
- a CDS encoding cupin domain-containing protein: MSSSPKRKTSLRGKREERSELGSSRPVPLGGGAEAAASEEIAETTASTLAAIGVRIRELRQLRGLKLQELADTSGLSPSMLSLVERGRASPSIGSLIVIASALGVAMSDLLVNGDDSEEKIVVRASEARIVETAQHVVRRLLREDRARGVSVAVNEYAPHTGSAEHPITHDGFEYGFVLEGELTVEVDGSKHVLQQGDLIAYSSRRRHKIWNHARKKVRTLWFNLDRE; this comes from the coding sequence ATGTCCTCGTCACCCAAGCGAAAAACATCCCTGCGAGGCAAGCGCGAGGAGCGTTCGGAGCTCGGCAGTTCCCGCCCCGTCCCTCTCGGCGGCGGCGCCGAGGCTGCCGCATCGGAGGAGATCGCGGAGACAACCGCGAGCACCCTCGCCGCGATCGGCGTCCGAATCCGGGAGCTGCGGCAGTTGCGCGGCCTGAAACTGCAGGAGCTGGCTGATACGTCCGGCCTCAGCCCGTCCATGCTCAGCCTGGTCGAACGCGGGCGCGCGTCGCCCTCGATCGGCTCGCTGATCGTCATCGCCAGCGCGCTCGGCGTGGCGATGTCGGACCTGCTGGTCAACGGCGACGACAGCGAGGAGAAGATCGTGGTGCGCGCCTCGGAGGCCCGCATTGTCGAGACCGCCCAGCACGTCGTGCGCCGGCTGCTGCGCGAGGATCGCGCGCGCGGAGTGTCGGTCGCCGTCAACGAATACGCGCCTCACACCGGGAGCGCCGAGCATCCGATCACCCATGACGGCTTCGAATACGGCTTCGTGCTGGAAGGCGAGCTGACCGTGGAGGTCGACGGCTCCAAGCACGTGCTGCAGCAGGGCGATCTCATTGCCTACAGTTCCCGCCGCCGGCACAAGATCTGGAACCACGCCAGGAAGAAAGTCCGGACGTTGTGGTTCAATCTCGACAGAGAATAA